In a genomic window of Echeneis naucrates chromosome 4, fEcheNa1.1, whole genome shotgun sequence:
- the b4galt6 gene encoding beta-1,4-galactosyltransferase 6 isoform X2 produces the protein MVNWRRLLRMSNRSFLAFIFFFSMSTTCLYFIYVAPGIDYPDGSNSSEYLVQPTTYLPENFTYAHNLPCPERLPSMKGLMNVNMTEIHMEDMDQKFSKFFEINFGGHWKPKDCRARWKVAILIPFRNRHEHLPILFQHLIPMLQRQRLQFAFYVIEQSGSQPFNRAMLFNVGFMEAMKDLDWDCLIFHDVDHIPENDRNYYGCGQMPRHFAAKLDKYMYILPYSEFFGGVSGLTVEQFRKINGFPNAFWGWGGEDDDLWNRVHYTGLNVTRPEGEIGKYKSIPHHHRGEVQFLGRYKLLRYSKERQHLDGLNNLHYSAHVSLSSLYKNITVDLYPELAPITDY, from the exons ATGGTGAACTGGAGGAGGCTGCTGCGAATGTCCAACCGATCGTTCCTGgccttcatcttctttttctccatgtCCACCACCTGCCTGTACTTCATCTATGTGGCTCCGGGAATAG ACTATCCTGACGGCAGTAACTCCAGTGAATATCTTGTCCAGCCAACGACCTATCTTCCTGAGAACTTCACCTATGCTCACAACCTTCCCTGCCCAGAGCGATTACCTTCTATGA AGGGCCTTATGAATGTGAACATGACAGAAATTCACATGGAGGATATGGACCAGAAGTTCTCCAAGTTCTTTGAAATCAACTTTGGAGGCCATTGGAAACCGAAGGACTGCAGAGCTCGCTGGAAG GTGGCCATCCTGATTCCTTTTAGAAACCGGCATGAACATCTCCCCATCCTCTTCCAACACCTCATCCCCATGCTTCAAAGACAGCGGCTTCAGTTTGCCTTCTATGTAATTGAACAG agtgGGTCTCAGCCCTTTAACAGAGCCATGCTATTTAATGTGGGATTCATGGAGGCCATGAAGGACTTGGACTGGGACTGCTTGATCTTCCACGATGTGGACCACATCCCCGAGAATGACCGAAATTACTACGGTTGTGGTCAAATGCCTCGCCACTTTGCTGCAAAACTTGATAAATACATGTACAT CCTTCCATACAGTGAGTTCTTTGGCGGTGTGAGTGGGCTCACTGTGGAACAATTCCGCAAGATCAATGGTTTTCCCAATGCGTTCTGGGGTTGGGGAGGAGAGGATGATGACTTGTGGAACAG GGTTCATTACACTGGCCTGAATGTGACACGACCAGAGGGAGAGATCGGCAAGTACAAGTCAATTCCTCATCACCACAGAGGAGAGGTGCAGTTCCTGGGAAG GTACAAACTGCTGAGGTATTCCAAAGAGCGGCAACACCTGGACGGCCTCAACAACCTCCACTACAGCGCACACGTCTCCCTCAGTAGCCTCTACAAGAACATCACAGTGGACCTGTACCCTGAGCTCGCCCCAATCACAGACTACTGA
- the ttr gene encoding transthyretin isoform X2: MLQPLPCLLLASAVLLGHTAPTVSGKHGGSDTKCPLMVKILDAVKGTPAGSVPLRVSQKAADGGWTQIANGVTDDTGEIHDLITEEQFAAGVYRVEFDIKAYWKNEGSTPFHEIADVVFEAHAEGHRHYTLALLLSPYSFTTTAIVTDAHQ, from the exons ATGCTCCAACCACTGCCCTGTCTGCTCCTGGCATCCGCTGTGCTGCTCGGCCACACTGCCCCCACGGTTAGT GGCAAACACGGGGGCTCGGACACAAAGTGTCCTTTGATGGTGAAGATCCTGGACGCAGTAAAAGGGACTCCAGCTGGATCTGTGCCACTCAGGGTGTCTCAGAAGGCTGCTGACGGGGGATGGACGCAGATTGCTAATGG AGTGACAGACGATACTGGAGAGATCCATGATCTGATCACAGAGGAGCAGTTCGCTGCTGGAGTGTATCGTGTTGAGTTTGACATCAAAGCTTACTGGAAAAACGAGGGCAGTACACCGTTCCATGAAATCGCTGAC GTGGTGTTTGAGGCCCATGCTGAAGGACATCGTCACTACACCTTGGCCTTGCTCCTCAGCCCGTACTCCTTCACCACAACAGCCATAGTCACTGACGCACATCAGTGA
- the b4galt6 gene encoding beta-1,4-galactosyltransferase 6 isoform X1, whose protein sequence is MVNWRRLLRMSNRSFLAFIFFFSMSTTCLYFIYVAPGIANTYFFMVQAQGIMLRDNVRTIGQMIRLYTNKNTTLNGTDYPDGSNSSEYLVQPTTYLPENFTYAHNLPCPERLPSMKGLMNVNMTEIHMEDMDQKFSKFFEINFGGHWKPKDCRARWKVAILIPFRNRHEHLPILFQHLIPMLQRQRLQFAFYVIEQSGSQPFNRAMLFNVGFMEAMKDLDWDCLIFHDVDHIPENDRNYYGCGQMPRHFAAKLDKYMYILPYSEFFGGVSGLTVEQFRKINGFPNAFWGWGGEDDDLWNRVHYTGLNVTRPEGEIGKYKSIPHHHRGEVQFLGRYKLLRYSKERQHLDGLNNLHYSAHVSLSSLYKNITVDLYPELAPITDY, encoded by the exons ATGGTGAACTGGAGGAGGCTGCTGCGAATGTCCAACCGATCGTTCCTGgccttcatcttctttttctccatgtCCACCACCTGCCTGTACTTCATCTATGTGGCTCCGGGAATAG CCAACACCTACTTCTTCATGGTGCAGGCTCAGGGCATCATGTTAAGGGACAATGTGAGGACCATTGGTCAGATGATCCGATTGTACACTAACAAGAACACTACACTCAACGGGACAG ACTATCCTGACGGCAGTAACTCCAGTGAATATCTTGTCCAGCCAACGACCTATCTTCCTGAGAACTTCACCTATGCTCACAACCTTCCCTGCCCAGAGCGATTACCTTCTATGA AGGGCCTTATGAATGTGAACATGACAGAAATTCACATGGAGGATATGGACCAGAAGTTCTCCAAGTTCTTTGAAATCAACTTTGGAGGCCATTGGAAACCGAAGGACTGCAGAGCTCGCTGGAAG GTGGCCATCCTGATTCCTTTTAGAAACCGGCATGAACATCTCCCCATCCTCTTCCAACACCTCATCCCCATGCTTCAAAGACAGCGGCTTCAGTTTGCCTTCTATGTAATTGAACAG agtgGGTCTCAGCCCTTTAACAGAGCCATGCTATTTAATGTGGGATTCATGGAGGCCATGAAGGACTTGGACTGGGACTGCTTGATCTTCCACGATGTGGACCACATCCCCGAGAATGACCGAAATTACTACGGTTGTGGTCAAATGCCTCGCCACTTTGCTGCAAAACTTGATAAATACATGTACAT CCTTCCATACAGTGAGTTCTTTGGCGGTGTGAGTGGGCTCACTGTGGAACAATTCCGCAAGATCAATGGTTTTCCCAATGCGTTCTGGGGTTGGGGAGGAGAGGATGATGACTTGTGGAACAG GGTTCATTACACTGGCCTGAATGTGACACGACCAGAGGGAGAGATCGGCAAGTACAAGTCAATTCCTCATCACCACAGAGGAGAGGTGCAGTTCCTGGGAAG GTACAAACTGCTGAGGTATTCCAAAGAGCGGCAACACCTGGACGGCCTCAACAACCTCCACTACAGCGCACACGTCTCCCTCAGTAGCCTCTACAAGAACATCACAGTGGACCTGTACCCTGAGCTCGCCCCAATCACAGACTACTGA
- the ttr gene encoding transthyretin isoform X1: protein MLQPLPCLLLASAVLLGHTAPTGKHGGSDTKCPLMVKILDAVKGTPAGSVPLRVSQKAADGGWTQIANGVTDDTGEIHDLITEEQFAAGVYRVEFDIKAYWKNEGSTPFHEIADVVFEAHAEGHRHYTLALLLSPYSFTTTAIVTDAHQ, encoded by the exons ATGCTCCAACCACTGCCCTGTCTGCTCCTGGCATCCGCTGTGCTGCTCGGCCACACTGCCCCCACG GGCAAACACGGGGGCTCGGACACAAAGTGTCCTTTGATGGTGAAGATCCTGGACGCAGTAAAAGGGACTCCAGCTGGATCTGTGCCACTCAGGGTGTCTCAGAAGGCTGCTGACGGGGGATGGACGCAGATTGCTAATGG AGTGACAGACGATACTGGAGAGATCCATGATCTGATCACAGAGGAGCAGTTCGCTGCTGGAGTGTATCGTGTTGAGTTTGACATCAAAGCTTACTGGAAAAACGAGGGCAGTACACCGTTCCATGAAATCGCTGAC GTGGTGTTTGAGGCCCATGCTGAAGGACATCGTCACTACACCTTGGCCTTGCTCCTCAGCCCGTACTCCTTCACCACAACAGCCATAGTCACTGACGCACATCAGTGA